In Salmo trutta chromosome 24, fSalTru1.1, whole genome shotgun sequence, the DNA window GTCTTCATTCATTCAACTTATTAACTGCACTATGTTGAGAGTCAGGGCAATTTCCTCCATAGAGAGAAGCTTGTATTAGGCAGGTAATAGTCCAATCAGTGTCTTATAAGCAGACCAATATTTCCTTACCTTGTCACTGCTGAATAACAGCAAATGAAAGAGACTGATGATTGTACAGTGCATATACCTGTATATATAAACTGCTATTTCTGGACCAGAACATTCTGAATTATTCTCCCTTGTTCCCTTAGTTCTCCCTTAGTAATAATCTCACTATAGCAACAGGAAAGGATCTTGACTATTTCCTTTAACAAGTAGTGTTCTTCTCAATGGTCCTCTCCTTTCTGTGTAATGTTGGTGTTATACAATGCATATAATATATCTTATTGAAATGTAATTCtcaggagacagacacacacatgaagTGAAACACATCCACTATACCACACTTCATTATGATGCATGATTATGACAATATTGATGGAGAAAATACAGGCCAAAATCTTGCAAACACAACCAATGCTAATAATTCATGTAAACAAGTTTCATTTCGACACTTTTAGTGTCATCAGTTACTAACCTACTGATGAAGATAGATGTTGGATGCCTGGTCACCTGACTGGGACTGTGTTTATTTGGGCTGTTTGCTAACACAGACAAAGCTAGTGCTTGCATTGCATTTTAAAGGTCAAGACCTCATGAATGTGGTTAAATGTCGTTGAATAACTTTCCTAATGTCTATGGCTTCATACCAATGATTCCAGGCAGAAAAGGGTCATGTTTGTTCAATGCATTTATTTCTAATATCTGAAGTAGTATTCACCCAGCCTTGCAGACCTGACAAGAACATTGCTGATAAAGTATAACACATCAAATGGCATCAAGACTGTCCTTTTCATTCACAATCATTTGAACAGGAACATACAGATACATAAATGTAGAAAGTTCTCCCTCGTGTGAGGGGATTCTAACCTTTTTCCTTTTAGACAAACTCCCTTGTTTGCAATAAATAAATGCAAGATTACCTGTTTTTCAAAGATGTGCACTTAAGTTGAGTGGCAGTTGAAGTTCATTCAAATCACTCTTTCACAACATGGCATTTCACAGGGCTGTGGGGATGGCAGTACAATATCTAGTGTGACATTCTCTTTTTAGGCTTGATTTCATCACTATATTTACACTGAGGTCTGATAAGGATAATAGGTTTGAAATATTCATTTCAGACTTTTCAGACTTTCCAGACTTTGCGTCAATATACACATCACACTACCGTAAGTTTGAGCAGATAACAAGTACATGAATATATAAGCAGTTTTTTTCATCAGGGAGATTGTTTCACAGCACATTCCaccccccaccaaaaaaaaaaCTTGGTATTGTATCCATAATGTTGATTTGAAAATGCTGGGGCAATGTATAAACATGGTGTGTTGGCTCACTGAAATTGCAGGCAAACTTGTGATCAATATACAATAATGGCACACACACTCCAATAATTGTATAGTTTGAACAATTACttaaaactaaaaaaaaaacagtttcctGCAAACAGATGCTGCATTTTCCTGAATGAAAAATTATTTTCAATAGAGCTTTTCCATTTAGCAGGTTTTTTAGTCCAAGAGCAGGCCTAATCTGGATTAGGGATACAAACCCAAACTGTGATAATGGTTACTATTACATTACAGTAAATCAACTAACTGGATACAAACTTACttaaacaacaaaaaattacACTCATCGGTTAAGGTTAATGGACCAAAACTGTGCTCAGTGATCAGACAGACCTACATCTTCtgaatttttttttgtaaaaacagGATAAATGTGAAAATGAAAGCAGCAGCAAATTtctatttttataaaaaatattgcCATTGGAGAGTTGAAATGTTcataacagaacaacagatcaGAATAGCAAATCCAATATTTAATCTAACATGATATCATCATCACAGCCATCTGCAAGTAATTCTACCTTAACAATTAGATTCATCTCCTTTGATACTTTCATGTTTGTTTAATGTTCATTCAGAAGTTACCTGTATTTTGAGGGGGGCAATCAGACATGAAACTAGATATGGTACATTTCATCTCCTTCCTACTACAGGAAACTACTGTATTCTGCTACCGTGTCATCTCAGGCTGTTATTCTGGTAGCATTAGAACCCCCCTCACAGCCCACAATGCCGTTGGCGTGGGCTCCACAAACATGTTAAACCCCGGAGTGTGACGGGGTGAGCACGAGGGCCGAATGCTGATCACCTCATTGACAGTCAGTCCACACACCAACCACACTGACCTGGCTCCTCAGTCCTCACCTAGAGCATTTACCTACTGGTTATCTCTACCTTCTGGAAAAGACAACTTAAACAATCCAAGCTTAACATTTTTGGAGAAATCTTCCTTGAGGAGTTCTTTCCATTTGTAATGTGAAAGCTGAATGTGGTAAGTCTGGTCAGTGCAGAATAGAAATCAGGCTGATTTTCTTCAGGGTAATCCTCTCTTTGTGAGTCTATGATTGACTTCACATTCCAACACACAGATAGTGGATGAGCGGGAACAGCAGTTCCTCCGAGTTGAAACTTGAAAGGTGTTGCATGTAGACAAACTCTACTGAATATTGCACCCTAGAAAACATTTTTGCGTCATAATCAAAACATCTGACATTATCTTGACTGACTACAACTACACTATATTTGTTTGAGGGAAATTGAAATATAATTGAAACTGCCACGATAAGATGAAATGAAATACATCATCTTATTTCTGAGAAGTTGTCAATTTGCAAGGTCCCATTAAGGAAACATTAGCTACGTAAACAAAGACAAATATTTCCTACGTCGGTGTACTTTGGCTCTCATCATTTCTTTTGGAAGTAACTCTCCATCCTCAAACCGTTTCTCAAATATAATATGGACACATGACATGCGAGAATCAGCACTTTTATATTGTTTTCTGTTGAACTACTATATTCCTGCTAGTCGCAACAAAAAAACTGATTGATATCCACCCCTTGACATTGAGTCccaataaaaaagtatttactaGCAGCGTCTTTTGATTGTGTCTTCTTTAAGCTTAATTTACTGCTTTTAAAGAGTTATCATAATCTACATGATAATAAATAACCATGACTAAGAGGCAGGAAAGCAAAGGAGCAGCAAAACAAttaattacaaataaatacattaaaccATCCATTTGAAGATTTAAGACACCAAAGGGCACTCCAAGGCAGAGCTTCTGTGATACTGACTCACAGACTTGGCAGTTTCATAACCAGAAAGAAACTTTAGCAGAGCACTAGGATCACACTGAAGCTGAGAAAGAGATGAAGATAGAGATAGTAGACAGAAAAAGATAGAGCGATAGAGAGAAattgacagaggcagagagagagagagagagagtaccatGTGAGACGATTCTGGAGGTGATCACCAGTgacctctctctgtgtgcgtggCCAGGGGTATGACCTCACCAGCGGGCCACCTGGCTGGTGTAGTCTTCAGTGGTCGTGGCCAGGTCGCCTCCGCCCCCGTACCCCCGGCGTCTGGGGAGTGAGGCCCTGCTCTGCTCCCTCTGCTCCCGAAGCCAACGGCGTTCCTCGCGCCTCTTCAATCGCTCCGCCTGGTGCTCGCGCTGGCGGGTGTATTGGAACCGCTGGAGGAACAGGTCCTTGGCGTACTCGTACAGCTGCACGTCCAGATAGTTGAGCTCCTCGATGCGGCGGCGCACGGCCTCGCTCAGGTCCACGTTGGCGGCGCGCGTGCTGTTGATCTGAGTGAAGGCGGCGATGAAGCGCAGGCTGAACGTCCGCTCAAACAGGTACTGCGTCTTGCGCTGGAACTCGGTTAGGCCGTAGAAGGCCATGTTCTTCAGGTTGTTCATGGCGCTGCCCAGCAGGATGTGGTTGCGATCGCTCTCGTTCATGGAGGACAGGTTGTAGCAGCCTACCAGGTTAAGGTCGGCCAGCATGCGCACCTGTCGGTTGTTGGCCAGGTTGGACGGGCAGTCCATGAACTCGGTTAGGGTGACGCCCGACCAGTCGTCCCCGCTGTAGCAGGTGGGCAGTTCGTCCTGTGTGGGCGAGCGCCCGTCACACATGTGCAGGGAGGTCTTCCAGGTGGCGCCTCGCTGCACGTGCTTCCACTCGCTCAGGTAGCGGGAGACGGGGTCACGCAGCATGGTGATGTAGTAGAAGTCCCTGCAGCCAAAACAAACACA includes these proteins:
- the hs6st3b gene encoding heparan-sulfate 6-O-sulfotransferase 3-B, with product MDDKSNKLILVPVLAVLFVMIGYQYICPAGSNSCHFKTGENLRGVSILSTQYRTTEDFYTELEDDSPPKLPSKFNFTERDLQRHVDFNIKGYDVIVFLHIQKTGGTTFGRHLVRNIRLEQPCDCKPGQKKCTCHRPGKEESWLFSRFSTGWSCGLHADWTELTNCVPVIMDKKEAQKNKRDFYYITMLRDPVSRYLSEWKHVQRGATWKTSLHMCDGRSPTQDELPTCYSGDDWSGVTLTEFMDCPSNLANNRQVRMLADLNLVGCYNLSSMNESDRNHILLGSAMNNLKNMAFYGLTEFQRKTQYLFERTFSLRFIAAFTQINSTRAANVDLSEAVRRRIEELNYLDVQLYEYAKDLFLQRFQYTRQREHQAERLKRREERRWLREQREQSRASLPRRRGYGGGGDLATTTEDYTSQVARW